In Fimbriimonadaceae bacterium, the genomic window ACAACGGGGATTTCTAGCGTGCGGCGTCGCCGCGATGCTCTCGGTGGCCGCATACGCGCAGCCAATTCAGCCGACCATTCGCCACAAAGGGCAAGAGGTCAAACTCAACTCGGTCAGTTCAATTGCAAGGCACGTCGAGCGTCTTAAGGCCGAGCATGCCAAACAGGCTCGGGAATCCGGCAAGGAAGAGTCGGCCCTCGGCAAGCACGAGGAAATGGAAGAAGCCGGGACAGACTATTGGGAGGCTTACCTCCATTGGCTGAAGCTGCGTGCGTATCCCAACGATTCGGTTGACTGGACCGCCTATCAACGCGCCGTCCAACAGCGAGCGGTGATGGAACCGGCGCCACTCGGCAAGGCTCGCCGCGACAACAAGGGTCCGATCGGCGACTGGATCGAGCAGGGACCCAAAAACCTCGATGTTCCTTATCGCGTTTACTACGGCATCCGGCCCACGACCGGTCGAATCAACGCCGTCGCGGTCCATCCGACCGACTCCAATACGGTTTATGTCGGCGGTGCGACCGGAGGCGTTTGGAAAACCACAGACGGAGGCGGTAACTGGCTGCCCCTGAGCGACGCTTGGGAACATCTGGCGGTGAACCGCATCGCCATCGATCCTGTGACGCCGAACACGATTTATGTCGGAACCGGTGATTTCCACGGTGGATACGGCTATGTGAATGGCCTGATGAAGTCCACCGACGCCGGTGCAACCTGGACCAAGTTGGGCGCCGAGTTCGCCGGCCTTGGCGTTACCGGCATCATCGTGGATCCGGAAACTCCCGCCAATGTCACCGTTACCACCGGGGGCGGACCTGTCTATTACGGAAAGATCTATCGCTCAACCGATGGTGGTGCCACGTTTACCGCCACCAATTCGGTGACAACAGCATGGTCCAACGTACGGTACGGAATTCCTTCCGGCCAGGACCGAACCTATTACGCGGTCGGGTCCGGCAACAACGGTGGGACGATCCAGCGATCTGCTGATCGAGGTGCCACGTGGGAGACGGTCGCAGCTCCCGCCGCCGGTGGAGTCGGTGCGATCGATGTCGCGCCGTCGATGGTGGATGCTAACACGGTCTATCTGCTCCAGAGCGATGCCAACAAGATCTTCAAGAGCACCGATCGGGGCACCAACTGGACGGACATCACCAACAACTTCCCAGGTGGATACAACTGGTCGCAGGCTTGGTACAACTACCACATCGAATGCTCGTCAAGGACGGTTGGCAACCAAACCAATGACGTCCTCTACGTCGGGCAAATCGATATCATCCAGTCCGAGGATGGCGGCACGACGTGGCGAAGCGTTGGTGGACCGACTTATACCGACCAGGCCATCACTCACAACGACCAGCACAGCGGCGCGTTCGCCCCGTCAAATCCGAACCTCTACTACTTCGGCTGCGATGGCGGCATCTTTCGCCTGAATTACGATCCAACGAACGGATCCTTCACCGTTGACCGGCTGAGCGCGAAACTCAACACGACTCAGTTCTACGAGGCCGATTGGCATCCTTCGAATCCGAAGATCATGATTGGCGGAACCCAAGACAATGCCACCCCGGTGTCCAAGGGTGACACCGCGAACTGGGCAAACCAGGGAGGTGGCGACGGTGGCGGGTGCGCGATCAATCCGTCGAACCCGAACATCCAGTACGCCACGTCGCAGTTCTACGGCATCTACCGCACGACCGACCTCTGGAATACCACCCAATACATCGCCCCCAACTTTGGCGGCGACCGGATGCCGTTTATTGGCGCGATGTACGTGGACCCGAATCCGCCGCACGACATGTACGTCGGCACCAACTACCTATGGCGCTGGAACGAAACGCTCCAAACCTGGCAACCGCGGCTGGGCAACCAGATCCTGTCGCCGGGAAGCGTCGTCATCAGCTTCGCAATCGCCCAGGGCGATAGCAACATGATCGTCACCGGCTCCGGCGACGGACAGCTTTGGTGGTCCCAGGACGCTGGCCTGAGTTGGACGCAGATCAACACGGGAGCTTCGCCCCTGCCCAATCGCGCCATCACCGGAATCAGCATCAATCCGAAGGACAAGAAGGATGTTCTCGTCAGCCTGAGTGGAACTGGCACCGCCCACGTCTGGCGGTGTCGCGACATTACCGCCGGCGGTCGCACTTGGAGCACTGCGGACGGAAGCGGCAACGCAACGCTCCCCGACATTCCCGTCAACGACATTTGCCGCGATATCGACGACGATCAGAACACGTGGTACGTGGGAAATGACGTCGGCGTGTTCATGACAACCGATGGCGGAGTCACGTGGACGAATGCGACCAATACGATCGGGCTTCCGAACGTGGGCGTTACCGCAATCAAAGCGGTCAAGGGCAGCCGCACGCTGAACGTCGCCACGTGGGGTCGTGGCTTCTGGCAAATCCCCCTCAACACGTCTACGATCAAGGGCCTGACGCTGCAGTTCAACCAGATCACTGGCGGCACCAGCGTAACCGGCACCGTCACCCTGGATGAGGCCGCGCCCACCGGTGGAACGAAGATCGACCTGTCGGTCGATAAGGCCAACATTGCGAGTGTTCCCAGCAGCATCGTCATCCCCGAGGGTTCCGACCAAGGGTCCTTTACGGTCCAGACGGTGGCGGTCAAGGCCAAGAACACCGTGACGATCATGGGCAAGCAGGGCTCGATCGTCAAGACCGTTCAGCTCGACGTCCTGCCACCGCAAATCTCGTTCATCGGCCTGAAGCCGCCGATGGTTACCGGCGGCAACTCCTCTCAAGGCACCGTCACGCTAACCGGCCCGGCTGGATCTGGAGGTCTCGAGGTCGCACTCTCGTCCAACACCGACAAGGCGATCGTCCCGGCTAAGGTTGTCGTACCGGCAGATGGCACGACGGTCAACTTCGTGATAACCACCAAGTCGGTAGGCGGCCAAACGACGGCGACGATCACCGGTACCACTTCCGACAGCTCAAGCTCGGCCGCGCTGGTCATCAATCCGCCGAAGCTGCGCACGTTGACGGTTACCCCGAGGCGGTTCAAGAGCGGGAAGATCGCCAACGCCTTGATCAAGATCGCCGGTAAGGCTCCAGATGGCGGCCTGCAAATCACGGCATCGTCGAGCGACGCCTCGGTAACCGTGCCGGCGACCGTTTCCGTGCCAGCAGGTAAAGACCGCGCTCGGTTTACGATCAAGTCCAAAAAGGTGAGTGCGCTGCGCGACGTGACGATCACGCTCACGCTCGGTGGCGACGCGATGGTCTACAAGATCACGCTAAGGCCATAGCGAACAAGGAGGGGTTCCCTGGCGCCTGCTAGGGAACCCTTACATCCCACTCTGGATAACCCGGTGGAAAAGGTGTGTAGGACCCCGGAAAATTCTTTGCAGGAGTAACGAGGTTCTGGCATATCATACTCATGTACCCAGCGTGGTTAAGCGTAAAGCGAGCGTGGTGAGAGCCGAAAGGCAATCAGTGAAAGCTCGTACAGTACACGGGCCAGGTTCCGAAAGGAAGTTGGCCCCATGATTTTTTATTGGAGCCATTCGCGCAGGGCCGCACTGATTTCCGCCTCGACGTCTGTCCGTGTTCGGCCCGATGACCGCTGGACAGAATAGCTGTGGTCTGCCCCCTCGATCCACTTCATCGTCCACAGGGAAGGATCCAGTCTTTCCAGGACCGCATCCATCAAGGGCTTGCTACAAAACTCATCCCGCGTCCCGTTGACTTGCAGCACGGGAACAGTAATCAAACCCAAATGCGCATCCCGCAGCTTCTCAGGTTGCTTAGGAGGATGAAGCGGATAGCCGAAGAGAATCAAGCCATCGGCAGTGTTCTGCTCTGACTCCGCCATGCTCGCCACCCGTCCGCCCATCGAATGGCCGCCAATCAGGAGGCGCCGTGGATGGAATCGCAAACGCACGTCCTCAATCACTGCCCGATAGGTGTCGATCAGTAGGGGTATGCGATCCGGCATGCCTTTCCCGAGCGCACGGTATAGGAAATTGAACCGCACAACCTGGGCTCCGGCTTCGGTCAGCAGCTTTGAGAGCCATAGCATCGTGGGATGCTCAGCGTGACTACCGGCACCGTGAGCGAGAATCACGACACACGAACCTGCGGAGGCATCCGCGAACAACGGAAATTCGCCCTGAGGCATTTTCAGGGAGTACTGCATCAGCTTCCGGCAAAGTCCAGAGCGACGTCAAAGGAGGGGGCGGAGTGAGTCAGGGCGCCAACGCTGATGACGTCGACCCCGGTCTCGGCGTACTCCCTCACGTTCTCAAGCCGAATTCCGCCGCTCGCTTCGAGAACCACCCTCCCGGCCGCCTCGGCAACCGCCACGCGACAATCTGCGGGCGCAAAGTTATCAAGCATGACGACATCGGCTCCGGCCAGGATGGCATCTTGCAGTTGATCGACGCGGGTGATCTCGACCTCCACCTTCACGAGATGTCCGGCAGCCGCTTTTGCTCGGCGGACCGCTTCGCCGACTCCACCGCACGCAGCAACGTGGTTGTCTTTGATGAGTACCGCGTCGAACAGACCCATCCGGTGGTTGATTCCGCCTCCGCACCGGACCGCATATTTTTCGGCCATTCGCAAGCTGGGGCTCGTTTTCCGCGTGTCGGTGATCCGGACTTGTGTTCCCGCGACCGCATCGACGAAGCGCGACGTCAAGGTTGCGATTCCACTCAGGCGACCCAAGAAGTTGAGGGCCACGCGCTCCGCAGAGACGATCCCCCTTGCCAAACCGGACACGCTGGCGATCTTCGTTCCCGGCTCCACGACCTCACCGTCTTGCACCGTGATGACGATATTGGAAACGCACCTCTGTGCCATCGCGGAGACGAGAAAAGGAATTCCACACAGCACGCCCCGTTCCTTGCCAACGATGGTGGCTTTCCAGTTCAGGTCAGCCGGAATCGTGGCTTCGCCGGTCAGGTCGCCCCGAGAGCCCAAGTCCTCTTCGAGCGCTGCTCGAACCAGGTTCTCGACCAATAAGGGATCGAGCCCGTTCATACTGCTGCCTCCGAACGATCAGCTTCCATACCGACCCAGGGTTTACCTTCGGCCCATACCACCAGCGAGTGGTGCCTGAACGCAGGACTGGGCTCTGGAAAATCGGACCGAAAATGGGCCCCGCGGCTTTCCTTACGGGCCGCCGCGCACGCAGTCATGAGTTTGGCGAGCAGCCAGCGAACGTGCTCCTCGTACCCATCGCCCGCGGGCGACTCTCCCAGAAACGCTTCGGCGACGGCACAGCCGTCCTCGTTTCGAACTAGGCCGAGGAAGTCCCACATCGTCTGCCGATAGGCCAGCCGCCGCTCTTCGCTTATCGTCGTCCCGATCCGTTTATGAATCCCGGCCGCAGGCAGGGCGGAGAACCCGACGTCCCCCTCGTCTCTGGTGACCGCTATGACGCTCCTCGCAACATGTCCGCCAAACACGACCGCCTCCAAGAGGGAATTGCTCGCCAGACGGTTCGCGCCGTGGACGCCGGTTGAACTAACTTCCCCACATGCCCACAACCCTGGGATGCTTGTCCTTCCCTCGAGATCCACGTCGATCCCACCCATGTGGAAGTGAGCTGCAGGAACGACGGGGATCATCGACTGGGAAGGATCCACACCGGCATCCCGGCAAAGCTCCAAGACGGTTGGGAACGATTCCGAGCGGGTGCGAAACACGTTGCGCGCGTCCAAGAACACGCGCCGCCCGGCATCCAGCTCCGACCAGACGCCTCGCGCCACCACGTCTCTCGGGGCGAGGTCGCCGAGTTCATGCCGGGCCAGCATGAATCGCTCACCGACGTCATTTACTAGCTCCGCTCCGGCACCTCTGATCGCTTCGGTTACCAGAGGCAAGGGATCCTGAGCCGTATGAAGTGCAGTCGGGTGGAACTGCACAAACTCCATGTCCGACAGCCTTGCGCCGGCCCTGGCCGCCATTGCTAGCCCGTCTCCAGTGGCTTCCGGAGGATTGGTGGTGTACCGATAGAGCTGGCCGATTCCACCGGTTGCGACAACGATCCGTGAACACCGGTACAAGCGAGATTGACCCTCGCCGAACGCGAGCAGCCCGGCCACGGCGCCGTGGGCATCGAGAACGAGTTCGCACGCAACGGTATTTTCGTGAACGGTGATGCGATCATCTTCCCGGACGGCTTCGGCGAGAGCGCGCATAAGCTCGGCGCCGGTCGCATCCTGATTCGCATGCAATACCCTGGCCTGTTTATGAGCAGCCTCTCGGGACAGTTGGAATCGGCCCTTCTCATCGACATCGAAACGCATGCCGATCCGCGAGAGCAGTTCCACGGCCGCCTTCGCGTTCCTGGTGAGCACGCGGGTCACGTCGGGATCACTGATCCCCGCGCCCGCCGCAAGGGTGTCTTCTGCATGTTGCCTAGGAGAGTCATCCCGACCGATCGCCGCGGCAATGCCACCTTGAGCCCAAAGCGAATTCGCCCCCCGATCCAAAGTGGCCTTGGTGACCACCGTCACCCCTGCCTCCGCCGCGCTAAGGGCGGTTACCAGCCCCGCCGCTCCCGCACCGATGACGAGCACCTCTGAATGAAGGATTTCGTCGACATCGGATTCCAGAACTGGGTGCATCAGCCGGCCTTATTGAGGCGAACGGCCAGCATCGCTTCGATGGCAGCCTTGGCTCGAATACGGATGTCTTCGGGCACAGTGATTTCGTACTGCTCCTTTTCCAGGCTCTCGACAATATTGGACAGCGTAATCCGCCGCATATGGGGGCATAGATTGCAGGGCCGCACGAAATCCACGTCGGGATACATCTGGGTCACATTCGAGCTCATGCTGCATTCCGTGATGAGCGCTATCTGCGATTTTCGGCTCTCGCCGATATGCTTGACCATCCCGCTCGTCGATCCAACAAAGTCGGCTTCGTCCAGAACGTCGGGCGGACATTCGGGATGGGCCATCACATGCAGCCCCGGATACTGGGTCCGCAGCGCGAGAATGTCCTGGCGGGTGAAGCGCTCGTGCACCTCGCAGGCGCCATCCCACGAGACAATCTCCACCTTCGTGTTCTTTGCCACCCATTTCGCCAGGTAGCGGTCGGGAATGAAAATGACCTTGGGTACGCCGAGGGATTCAACGACCTCGACCGCGTTGGAGCTGGTGCAGCAAATGTCGCTTTCGGCCTTGACGTCCGCATTCGTGTTGACATAGGTGACGACCGGGAGGCCGGGATGCTGCTCCCGGAGCCGACGAACATCCTCACCGGTAATGCTCTCTGCTAAGGAGCATCCGGCCCGCAGGTCGGGTATCAAGACCTTCCGATCGGGATTCAGGATTTTGCTGGTATCGGCCATGAACTTGACGCCGGCCTGGACAATAATCGCTGCGTCCACTTGTGTGGCCATCCGCGCGAGCTGCAGCGAATCACCCACGAAGTCCGCCACCGTGAAGTAAATTTCGGGCGCCTGGTAGGTGTGGGCAAGGATGACGGCATTCTTCTGCTGCTTGAGTTCAAGAATCCGCTCGACCTGGAGGGCGATCGCCGGCCATTCCACCGGTGGCACCACCTTTGCCACTTTATCGTACAGTTCGGGAAGCGGCAAGGCGGCCATGGCTTCGTTTTAGCGGTCGATTTCGCCGAGAACGATGTCGATCGAGCCGATGATGGCAATGACGTCGGCGATCAGCCGTCCTATCGCCAAAACTTCGAGCGACTTCAAATTCATAAACGACGACGGACGCTCGTGCCAGCGGTACGGCCGATTCGAGCCGTCGCTGACGATGTAGAAGCCGAGTTCGCCCTTCGAACCCTCGATCCCCGCATAGGCCTCGCCGACCGGAGGGTGAAATCCTTCGGTGTAGAGCTTGAAGTGATGGATCAGGGATTCCATCGAAGTGTCGAGCTCGTGCCTGGGCGGCGGAGCGATTTTTCGATCAGACGTGTTGTACGGCCCTTCCGGCAAGCCGTCGATCGCCTGGTGGATGATCTTCACGCTTTCCTTCATCTCAGCAAGGCGAACGAGGAAGCGGTCGTAGACGTCGCCTTCCTTGCCGACCGGGATGAGGAAATCGAATTCGTCGTAGCTGCAATACGGGTTGGATTTCCGCAGGTCCCAAGCCACACCGCTCGCGCGGGCGATCGGTCCCGAACAGCCGAGCTCCAAGGCCTGCTCTCCGGTCAGCACGCCGACGCCTTGCGTCCGCTCCATCCAGATCGGATTCTCCACCAGCATGTTCTCGACAACGTCGAGTTCCTTGGGGAAGCCCTCCAGGAACTTGCGGAGCTTGACCTCGAAGCCGAGTGGCATATCGCCTC contains:
- the nadC gene encoding putative nicotinate-nucleotide pyrophosphorylase [carboxylating], with the protein product MNGLDPLLVENLVRAALEEDLGSRGDLTGEATIPADLNWKATIVGKERGVLCGIPFLVSAMAQRCVSNIVITVQDGEVVEPGTKIASVSGLARGIVSAERVALNFLGRLSGIATLTSRFVDAVAGTQVRITDTRKTSPSLRMAEKYAVRCGGGINHRMGLFDAVLIKDNHVAACGGVGEAVRRAKAAAGHLVKVEVEITRVDQLQDAILAGADVVMLDNFAPADCRVAVAEAAGRVVLEASGGIRLENVREYAETGVDVISVGALTHSAPSFDVALDFAGS
- the nadB gene encoding L-aspartate oxidase: MHPVLESDVDEILHSEVLVIGAGAAGLVTALSAAEAGVTVVTKATLDRGANSLWAQGGIAAAIGRDDSPRQHAEDTLAAGAGISDPDVTRVLTRNAKAAVELLSRIGMRFDVDEKGRFQLSREAAHKQARVLHANQDATGAELMRALAEAVREDDRITVHENTVACELVLDAHGAVAGLLAFGEGQSRLYRCSRIVVATGGIGQLYRYTTNPPEATGDGLAMAARAGARLSDMEFVQFHPTALHTAQDPLPLVTEAIRGAGAELVNDVGERFMLARHELGDLAPRDVVARGVWSELDAGRRVFLDARNVFRTRSESFPTVLELCRDAGVDPSQSMIPVVPAAHFHMGGIDVDLEGRTSIPGLWACGEVSSTGVHGANRLASNSLLEAVVFGGHVARSVIAVTRDEGDVGFSALPAAGIHKRIGTTISEERRLAYRQTMWDFLGLVRNEDGCAVAEAFLGESPAGDGYEEHVRWLLAKLMTACAAARKESRGAHFRSDFPEPSPAFRHHSLVVWAEGKPWVGMEADRSEAAV
- the nadA gene encoding Quinolinate synthase A, with translation MAALPLPELYDKVAKVVPPVEWPAIALQVERILELKQQKNAVILAHTYQAPEIYFTVADFVGDSLQLARMATQVDAAIIVQAGVKFMADTSKILNPDRKVLIPDLRAGCSLAESITGEDVRRLREQHPGLPVVTYVNTNADVKAESDICCTSSNAVEVVESLGVPKVIFIPDRYLAKWVAKNTKVEIVSWDGACEVHERFTRQDILALRTQYPGLHVMAHPECPPDVLDEADFVGSTSGMVKHIGESRKSQIALITECSMSSNVTQMYPDVDFVRPCNLCPHMRRITLSNIVESLEKEQYEITVPEDIRIRAKAAIEAMLAVRLNKAG
- the nqo4 gene encoding NADH-quinone oxidoreductase subunit 4, whose translation is MPSTETVFERTGENTMIVNMGPQHPSTHGVLRVVCELEGETIIQCKCQIGYLHTGMEKEAEFQQYHKCVVMTDRMDYLNANGNNLAHALAVEKLLGCEIPRRGQYLRVMLAELSRVASHCVWLGTHALDLGAMTPFFYIMQQRELILDLFEMFSGVRMMPSWIVPGGLRGDMPLGFEVKLRKFLEGFPKELDVVENMLVENPIWMERTQGVGVLTGEQALELGCSGPIARASGVAWDLRKSNPYCSYDEFDFLIPVGKEGDVYDRFLVRLAEMKESVKIIHQAIDGLPEGPYNTSDRKIAPPPRHELDTSMESLIHHFKLYTEGFHPPVGEAYAGIEGSKGELGFYIVSDGSNRPYRWHERPSSFMNLKSLEVLAIGRLIADVIAIIGSIDIVLGEIDR